GAAAGCTGTTTTCAACAGGCAATCATCCTGTGGAAACGTTAGTACCCATGTTACATCTCAAAAATGCTGGCTATGAGTTTGAGGTATCGACGCCTAGCGGTAAGCCTGCCATCCTCGAGATGTGGGCATTTCCCAAGAAAGATGAGTCTGTAAACTCTATTTATACAGAATATAAAGAACAGTTTGAAAATCCAATAAATCTGAATGATTTGGTTACCAATGGGCTGAACACGGAAGATTATGCAGCGGTGTTTGTTCCCGGCGGGCATGGTGCAATGTTAGGTCTACCTGATGATCAACTTGTAGGTACTGTTCTAAATTGGGCGCATAACAACGGTGTTTTTACCATTTCCATTTGTCATGGTCCTGCTGCTTTGTTATCTACCCACACGAGTGGCTCTGAGTTTTTATATCGGGGTTATAAGATGGCGGTTTTTCCAGATTCAGTAGATGCTCAAACCCCTATAATTGGCTACTTGCCGGGTAAGATGCCTTGGGGGCTAAGTGAGAGGCTAAAAGGGCTTGGCGTTGTGTTGGCGAATAGTAAAGCTGATAAGACTGTGTGTCGCGACCGTTTGTTAATTACCGGTGCAAGTCCTTTAGCAGCGAATGCTTTAGGAAAGTTAGCTGTAGAAACATTAACGTCAGCACGTACATAACGGCGAAACAATGAGTTCATGTGCTATTTGGTGTGTTCCGTTTTAGTGGGTTCTAGCGGCGGGTTTTTAGCTGAAGCAGAGATGCCATCTATTCGAGTTGATAACAATGAATCCGTGATTTATTGAGGGCAACTTTGGCGTTTTGAATGTTGCAAGGTGCGCCTATAGCCGTAGAGCGTTTTCTCTCGAGTGTGGTACATACCTCTAACCAACTTTTTTGGTTGAAGTTAAGTCTTTCAATAATGGGGGGTAAGCTATCAGAGATGGATGTTTTACCTTCTCTAAATTGTCTTGCAGTCCAGTCTACTAATTCAATGTAATCCATTAGCCTAAAGGGGATCCCGTCTAACCGTTTGTTGGTTGGGTTGCCAATGAATGGGTGCAAACAAGGCGCGGTTTCCTGATTGTCATTTAGCGCCTTCAGTCTTGCGTTTATTGAGGTGAAATCTGATTTCTCAGGGGACTTAGCGATGCCAGCACGAATGGGATTAAGGTCTACATATGCCATCGCAGCGGCTAGGGCTTTTTCATCAAGTAGCGCCTGGCTTTTGAAGCGACTTTCCCAAAAATGGCCAGAGCACTGGTCTTCCTGATTTGCTTTACAGGCGATATCGTAATTGAGTTCTTTCATGAACCAACTTAATGACCAAAGCCTCTCTCGCCATACTTCAATGATTTCTAAACATTTATCTTCTTCGGCTTGGCTCTTTAACTCTTTTTGTAGCCAACGCTGAATCAGTACCGGCAGCTTATGTTCATGGCTCCAGCGCTCAATGACTTGATCAACGGATAACCTAAGAGCCTTGTCACGGTTGATGTGTAATACAAGGTGGTAGTGATTGCTCATCACAGCGTACGCGCACACATCAATACAATAAGTGTGTGTAAGTGATTGAATTTTGTGTTCAATCCATTCCCTGCGGTGCTCGTAGCTCTTTTTAGTCGTGATATCTTTGCCACATAGAAAGCTTTGTCTCACGCACCTTGAAACACAGTGATAGTAGGGTGTTGCGTCAACGCAGATGAGCTGTTTTCTTGCCGTCGTCATGAGTTATTCCAACTAGTTTTTTAATAAGATAGCAATTGTGCTAGTTAGAGAAAGTTGGGTGTAAAAAATTGGAGTACTGCCGACGTAAAGTAAGCCATATGGTCATACTATTTGGTGTGTGTCCCTGTAATGAAGGGCTCAATGATTACGGGGAAGTATGGACAATTTATACCTCTAAGGGCTAAAATACTTGCACGCGGCTGCACATGAATTTCAGTCAACTTTAGAGAAAATACAATGATTGTAGAAAATGTGCTTCCTGAAAATTATGCCGAAATGCTTATTGTTTGGGAAAATTCAGTCCGAGCAACTCATGACTTCATTACAGAAGAAGATATTGCGTTTTTTAAACCAATTATCATCGAACAGGCTTTTCCTGCTGTTACGTTGAGGTGCATAAAAAATGATAGCGGCTCAATTGTAGGTTTCGTAGGGATCCATGATTCAAAAGTTGAAATGCTCTTCATCTTAAACGAAGCAAGAGGACAAGGCATTGGTAAACACTTACTGCAGTACGCAATAGAGCAGCTAGGTGTAACCAAAGTAGACGTCAATGAACAAAACCCACAGGCTGTTGGTTTCTACCAGAATATGGGTTTTACAGTCGCTTCGCGTTCGCCCCTAGATGATATGGGTAAACCCTTTCCAATTCTGCACATGACATTATAAAGCTCGGTTTGTCGTAACCCCGTTTGCTAGAAGAAACGCCCAAGGCTAATAACTTTGGGCGTTTCCGTATCCGAAGAAGCAGATTACATAACAAACAACAACTTAAATAGATGTACATTGACTTAAGGCGAGGTAACATTCAGAGCCACGGGCGGTGTTTATTGTTCACACGCCAGCGACTTTTGGATTTAGAAATTAACTCATGATGGATCAAGGAGGATTCAATGAAAGTAAGACACGCTGCAATTCAAGACTCAAAAACGCTGTTAAGTTTTATTGAACTCAAGGCAGAGTTTGATCGCAACATGAAAGGGTTTCAGGGCGAAATCACCACCAATATTGAAAAGATCGAACGTACTTTGTTTGGTCAATCCCCATTTGCCCACGCGTTACTTTTAGAGTCCGACAATAAAGCGATTGGCTTTGCACTCTATCATTTTCGATACTCTTCGTTTTCTGGAGAAGCGTCGATTTGGCTCGATGATCTTTTGGTTCTTGGGCAAGAAAGATCAAAAGGTTGTGGCGCTGTGTTAATGAAGGCACTCATGGCGCAGGCCCAACACACTTCAGCTTCTCATATCTCTTGGACGGCGAGCCCACTGAACGTTCGAGTTCATGATTTTTACAAAACAATCGGTGCAAAAATTGATCGTATGGATGGCGAACGTCCGTATTTTCGATGGGAAACGCAAACGGTTTAGCGGCTTCAACAGAGGGACATTGATTATGATTAAACGTTATGGATTTATTGTAAAGGCCGAGCACTACCAGCATCCCAGAGACAACACCGAAATGAATACGTTGGGCTTTTCAACACAAGTGGTGGGTGTTTGCAGTGATGAGCAAGCCATCGTAGCGGCGAAAAGCTTGATTGAACAAGAGGTTCAAGTGATTGAATTGTGTGGCGGGTTTGGTGTTGAAAGCGCTGAAAAGATCATTGCGGAATTAAACAGCCCAATCCCGATCGGTTATGTTACTTTCAATCAACAAGAACAAAGAAAACTGACCGAAGTGGTTAGCGAAATAGGCGACAACATTAATAAAGCTTAACGTGCATAGTTGTCATTACACCATAGAATAAGGAGAAAAGGATGTCTGAATATACGGCCACTATTCGTTGGTCTCGAGGTAACGATGAGATCTTTAGTGACAATCAATACAGTCGCGGCCATACGTGGGAGTTTGATGGAGGGGTGACCGTACCGGCTTCCTCTTCCCCTAGTGTTGTTCCATTGCCTTATTCAGTCGAGGCGAATGTTGATCCTGAAGAAGCCTTTATTGCATCGTTATCAAGTTGTCATATGTTGGTGTTTTTGTCGATTGCAGCAAAACGCCGATACATCATCGATAGCTACACAGACGATGCCGTGGGGATCATGGAAGAAGACAGCCGAGGCAAAACGTCGGTAACAAAGGTGACCTTGAGGCCGAATGTTGTATTTTCTGGCGAGCATATTCCCACCACCAAACAACTTGAAAAAATGCATCATCTGTCTCACGAAAACTGTTTTATCGCGAATTCAGTGAAAACAGAGGTAGTCACTGAAATTATTGCCTAATTAAGTTGGCAGTTTTGAGTGTTCTCTGAAGGTACGATTGATAATATCATGTTGTTTTAATAGGGTTTTTTAGAGGTATCGCGTGAGTAATAAGGTAAGAGTAGGTGTGGCAACGGTCATCGTTCGAGACGGTCACATATTGTTAGGTGAGCGTATGGGATCTCACGGGGCAAACACGTGGGCGACACCGGGCGGGCACCTAGAATTGGGTGAGAGCATTGAACAATGCGCTCGTCGTGAAGCTTTTGAAGAGACCGGGCTCGTTGTGGAAAAGGTGACGAAGATCGGCTTTACCAATGACATCTTTGAAAACGAACAAAAACATTACGTGACGCTATTTGTATTAGGGGAATGTGACGATGGAGAGCCGAAAGTCACGGAACCCGATAAATGCAAACAATGGAAATGGTGTGCGTTGGACGCACTGCCTAGTCCGTTATTCTTGCCTTTGGTTAACTTAATTAAAGAAAACCCTTCGCTGGGTATTAACTTCAATGGTGGGGCATTCGCCGATCATAAAGTGAACCATAAAAACGGGTCATAAGGATAATTGTGAAAGGAACTGACTACAGCGCTGCGATCATGACTTGGTTAAACCAAGAGTTTGTCGCAAACGGATATGAGTTAACCACGCCTGTCGGACTTGATCTTGTTCCCGAGAGCG
This DNA window, taken from Vibrio tapetis subsp. tapetis, encodes the following:
- the hchA gene encoding glyoxalase III HchA; the encoded protein is MLRNLLGLAPKLELDGSYSPSKVALKLATAEKTDYQEIVYSPVGGSKRKILVLATEQKNMEMKNGKLFSTGNHPVETLVPMLHLKNAGYEFEVSTPSGKPAILEMWAFPKKDESVNSIYTEYKEQFENPINLNDLVTNGLNTEDYAAVFVPGGHGAMLGLPDDQLVGTVLNWAHNNGVFTISICHGPAALLSTHTSGSEFLYRGYKMAVFPDSVDAQTPIIGYLPGKMPWGLSERLKGLGVVLANSKADKTVCRDRLLITGASPLAANALGKLAVETLTSART
- a CDS encoding transposase; translated protein: MTTARKQLICVDATPYYHCVSRCVRQSFLCGKDITTKKSYEHRREWIEHKIQSLTHTYCIDVCAYAVMSNHYHLVLHINRDKALRLSVDQVIERWSHEHKLPVLIQRWLQKELKSQAEEDKCLEIIEVWRERLWSLSWFMKELNYDIACKANQEDQCSGHFWESRFKSQALLDEKALAAAMAYVDLNPIRAGIAKSPEKSDFTSINARLKALNDNQETAPCLHPFIGNPTNKRLDGIPFRLMDYIELVDWTARQFREGKTSISDSLPPIIERLNFNQKSWLEVCTTLERKRSTAIGAPCNIQNAKVALNKSRIHCYQLE
- a CDS encoding GNAT family N-acetyltransferase, with product MIVENVLPENYAEMLIVWENSVRATHDFITEEDIAFFKPIIIEQAFPAVTLRCIKNDSGSIVGFVGIHDSKVEMLFILNEARGQGIGKHLLQYAIEQLGVTKVDVNEQNPQAVGFYQNMGFTVASRSPLDDMGKPFPILHMTL
- a CDS encoding GNAT family N-acetyltransferase, coding for MKVRHAAIQDSKTLLSFIELKAEFDRNMKGFQGEITTNIEKIERTLFGQSPFAHALLLESDNKAIGFALYHFRYSSFSGEASIWLDDLLVLGQERSKGCGAVLMKALMAQAQHTSASHISWTASPLNVRVHDFYKTIGAKIDRMDGERPYFRWETQTV
- a CDS encoding DUF6506 family protein — encoded protein: MIKRYGFIVKAEHYQHPRDNTEMNTLGFSTQVVGVCSDEQAIVAAKSLIEQEVQVIELCGGFGVESAEKIIAELNSPIPIGYVTFNQQEQRKLTEVVSEIGDNINKA
- a CDS encoding OsmC family protein — translated: MSEYTATIRWSRGNDEIFSDNQYSRGHTWEFDGGVTVPASSSPSVVPLPYSVEANVDPEEAFIASLSSCHMLVFLSIAAKRRYIIDSYTDDAVGIMEEDSRGKTSVTKVTLRPNVVFSGEHIPTTKQLEKMHHLSHENCFIANSVKTEVVTEIIA
- a CDS encoding nucleotide triphosphate diphosphatase NUDT15 — translated: MSNKVRVGVATVIVRDGHILLGERMGSHGANTWATPGGHLELGESIEQCARREAFEETGLVVEKVTKIGFTNDIFENEQKHYVTLFVLGECDDGEPKVTEPDKCKQWKWCALDALPSPLFLPLVNLIKENPSLGINFNGGAFADHKVNHKNGS